The stretch of DNA AGGTGGCGTTGCCAAAGGAAAAAGATCGAAGATATTCTTGCAGCCCTTCCTGAAAAACGTCTTCTCCGGTGAGTGCTTCGAGTTGACGCATGACGACCGGCGCTTTTTGGTAGATAATACGGCCATAGAGGGTGCCGGCATCTTTGAGGTTTTCCAGCTTTTGCTGAATGGGGTGGGAGCCACCTGATCGGTCTTCCCCATAAGCAGCGGGTTGGTGAGCCAGCAAGAAACGGAGCTGGTGATTGATGTCAGGGAAACTAGGGTTTACAATTTTGGCGGCCATAAAGTTGGCAAATACTTCTTTTAACCAGACATCATTAAACCATTGCATCGTCACTAAATCCCCAAACCACATATGAGCTGTTTCATGGGCGATGAGGCTGGCCCGGCCCAGTTTTTGGTTATCTGTGGCTGATTCATCCAGAAACAAGCTCGACTCCCTGTAAAAAACAGCGCCGACGTGTTCCATTCCACCATATTGAAAAGTAGGGAACAAAGCAAAGTCAAACTTCTCAAAAGGGTAGGGGATACCTGTATAGTTTTCTAACCAGGTAATAGCGGAGGCATGGAGGTCAAAAATGGCTTCTACATTTGCGGCTACTTTTTCGTCATCCGTTTCTCTAAAATACATGGTCATGTTCCTGCCATTCCGCACCCGTGATTCGCTCCGCAAAAGGCCTGCGGCAAAAGCAAACAGATAGGTACTAATGGGTGCACTCTCTTTAAAGATAAATACATTCCGGTTTGAACGCTCCAATTTGCGTTCTAAGGGGCCATTACCTACTGCTGACCAGGCGGCGGGAACCTCTAGTTGCAGGCTATAGCGAGCCTTTATATCCGGCTGGTCAAAACAAGGGAAGGCCGTTGCTGCCCGATCAGGCACAAACAAGGTGTAAAGGTATTCCTCACTTCGGTTAAGGGACAAATCACCAGCAATGAACTTGATCTTAAAATTGTTTTCCCCTACTTTCAGGTCATCTGTGGGGATAACAATATGTCCTTTTTCAAATCGGTAATCTACCGCTCGTTCTTCCCCTCTGATTCCCAAAATATGGGAACTGTCAACCTTAAAGTCAAGAATGACAGGCTGTTTGGTATCTTTAAGGGAAAAGCGTAGCTCCAGGCTAGCCGGAATATCGACTGTTAGGCTATCTGGTATATTAAAAAACAACTGATAGCGTACATCTTCCAATTGATTGGCTCGCTGTTCAGCTAGTGCCGAAGAAACGCCAGCGTCCAGGGTATCAATAGTGTTTTGGTTGGTTTGACAAGCCATCATCATAAAGGAAAGCATTAGAGAAAAGAGCGAAAGTCTAAGGTATATGCTCATTATGACTATTTTGATTTCCCCAAAACTAAGGAAAAACGGCTACTTTATCTTCTCAAAATACTCATCCGTTAATCTTTTGGCTACACCTGAAAGCAATAATAAAGCCAGTACATTAGGAATTGTGATGAAGGCTAACACGGTATCACCCAAACCCCAAATGGTATTTAAGGAAGTTACCGCTCCCACAAAATGCATGATGATATATACTGCTTTATAAGGTAGAATAGCTTTTGCACCAAAAAGGTAATTGGCACATCGATCTCCATAATAACTCCAGGAAATAGATGTAGAAATACCAAAAAGGAAAACGCAAATAAGCACAAGCATACTGCCTGATTTACCTAATGCCTTGGAATAGGCCAATTGCGTAAGAGGGGCTGCATTTTCCATGGCCAATCCATAGAGTGTTTCATAGGAGGATCCATCTTGGGCGATGGCAAGCTGTCGATCGGGATATAATTTCCCCGAAAAGGGAGATTGACGTTTTTCATCGATGAAAAAATCAGAGACGGGGACTTCGTGCCAGGCAAACTGAATAGGGGAGTGGTCTGACTTTTGGGGTTTCCCATTCTGAATAGAAATGACCTGCCCTTCCGTTGGGATGATGGAAAGATAGTGGTCAGCTGTTGTATCAAGGTAGGATACATCTCCACTATTCAGCCTCAAAGTGGTTGGGGTAGTTTCCTTCCAGACCCCAGCACTTAAAATGACTAATGCGGTAATGGTACAAATGATGATGGTATCAATAAAAGGTTCCAAGAGTGCCACCACACCTTCTGAAGCCGGATCATTGGTCTTTGCTGCTGAATGTGCGATGGGTGCTGAACCTTGTCCGGCCTCATTGGAAAATAGTCCCCTTCGTACGCCCCATAGCATCGTCTGGATAAAAATACCGACGCCAGTTCCTGCTATTCCAGCTGTTGGATTAAAAGCTTCGACAAAAATAGAGCAGAAGGCTGGCCAGACCATGTCTGCGTATACCATCAAAACGACTATGCCCCCTACCACATACAATAAGGCCATAAAGGGGGCAATGATGCTGGTCACCCGTCCAATTCGTTGGATCCCTCCAAGAATCACCAAACCAACAAAGGTGGCGGTAAAGGCACCACTTAGCCAAAGCGGCAATTCAAATTCACTATTTAAGAGATCTGCGATAGAATTCGCTTGAATAGCATTACCTGACAAGAAAGCCGTTAGCATGATGCCAAACGCGACAAAAGCGGCCATGGGTTTCCATTTTTTCCCTAAGCCTTTTTCAATGTAGTACATAGGTCCACCTGAAATGGTCCCCGCTTTAAGGTTGTCTCCCGTAGCGACTTCCCTGTATTGTTGTGCCAGGGTGACTTCTGTGTATTTAGTCGCCATTCCTAGCAAGGCTGTGACCCACATCCAAAAGATTGCACCAGGTCCACCAAAGTGGATGGCAATAGCCACACCTGCGATGTTTCCAATTCCTACCGTAGCAGACAAAGCGGTAGTCAAAGCTTGAAAATGAGACACATCTCCCGGGTCATTTGGATCATCATAATATCCCATGGTCACTCTGATGCCATGGCCCAGTCGGCGAAATTGAATAAACCCCAATCGGAAAGTAAGGAAAAGCCCCGTTCCCAATAGCATAACGATTAGAATCGGCTGCAAAATAGGGTCGATGAATTGTTGAAAAGCGATGATATTCATAATTTAATTATTTATTGCCAAAAGTTATCGGCAACAATAATCGACTGTTCGAGCGTGGTTTTGCTCCGGATTTCAGCGAAAATGCCTTTTAATGTCAGTAGCATTTTTTCTGACAAGCAGGTGTCAGTAAGTGGGGTATCAATGGGAATAATTTGGAAAAGAGGGAAGGTGGAGCATTTTTTTTGAAAAAAGTGGAGAGAAAGTTGTGGAATTTTTGGGTTTTCTACGTCTTAGGTAAAGGGGGGGGGCGGGGCGGCAGAGACTTTCCAAGTTTTTAAAACTTGGAAAGTCTGGGGCGGGCGTGGGGCGTCGGGGGCCCCGCCCCCCGCCCGGCGGTGACTCTGCCCACTGCCCACTGCCCACTGCCCAATCCTTGCCCGGCCGTCTCGTTGCTGCCCGGGTATCTAAGCCTCCAGCTCGATATGCTCTGGTGCCAAGCGAAGGCGGATACGTCGGCGCTTGCCATATTCAAATAAAGCCTCTTTCAAGGCTGTTTTGTCAAAGGTGCCTTGTGCCTCAGGAGTCTGGAGGGTCTGTAGGATGGTATCGAGAATGCGATTGATTTCATTATAGTCTTTGATATCATATTCCTTTTTAACGGCTGTTTTGGGTTGGATTTCTAGCCAGCCACCCGATGGGATTCCGGTCTTACGCTTTTCCGCAAAATGCTGTAAAAGTTGAAAAGGTTTTTCAGTGAAAAGCACTTCCTGGTGATAGATCAATGGGGGTATACTGAGAATGGAAAGGTATTCTAGTTTGTGTTGTGGGGTTTTTCTCGTGCGCAATTGTAGGCGTATATTTTTAGGGTGAGGGAGCATGGCAGCTTTCCCTAATTCTTCCACCCAACTGAGTGTCAATGCAAAGAAGAGAACAATCAGGATCGTTTTAAAGGAACAATTAAGCAAGATTTTTATAAAATCAGAATTGCCAAGTTTTAGAATTTGGGCAGCCAGCGTAAAGGCTATGCTAATAATGGCTAAATAGGCTAGTACTTTCAACCCACGCCTGGCAAAGGAGGCCCAAAGCACAAGCCCTAAAAAGAATAGGGTGAAAATGGCGTAAATAAGATCAACGGACGAAATCAAGGTGATTCTTTTAGGGATCAAAACGCCCAAAAGCATCAGCAAGGTCAGCACCGTAGAAAAGCCAAAGGTGGAAAAGACCAGCCATCGCCAGGATTCCGACTTGACCACAGGACGGATCATCGCGGGGATATGCCTGAAGCGTGGCAAGGCAAGCAATATAAAAGCACTATTGAAAATAGAGAGTATGCTCTTTAATCCTTCGTAGCTCGTTGATTCAAAATGATCCTGCGTAAATCCGGGCGCATAATAAATCTCAAGTAACCCAGATAAGGCCCACACCAGAATGGCAATAGACAGCCATAATAAACCAAAATCTCGTTCTTTTACAGCCATCCTTTTAGTGATATGCTGCCAGATGGAGAATAAGGCCAAAAAAGCAAAAGAGCAGACGACTATCTGCCAATAACCAAAAAAAACGTGGAGTTCTGAACTCACCTTAAAACTTCTTGTTCGGAATCTTTAAAACATAAGTTTTATGCGCAGCATTGGTTAGGCTGGTACTACGCAACCAAGGATTATAGACCTTTAGCGCACGGTAGCTAATACCGTTTTTACGGGCAAAATCACCCAGATTGGGGATGGGGCCATCTACCTCTACCGTACTAAAGTCTGTCATTGGTTCGTATCCTTCGTCATTATCGAGATAGAACCCAAAGCGCTCTGGGTTGCCAATGACTTCTTTGATCGCAATGACGCGAAAGACATAACGATCGGTTTCGTCATTGAGGTTAAGGTCATAATAACGCTCTCCTCGCTGCACATCCATTTCTTTTTTCAGTCTGGGGCCTCCCATATTATAAGCTGCCGCAGAAAGGGTCCAACTACCAAATTGTTTGTAATAATTTTTAATA from Saprospiraceae bacterium encodes:
- a CDS encoding M1 family aminopeptidase; the encoded protein is MSIYLRLSLFSLMLSFMMMACQTNQNTIDTLDAGVSSALAEQRANQLEDVRYQLFFNIPDSLTVDIPASLELRFSLKDTKQPVILDFKVDSSHILGIRGEERAVDYRFEKGHIVIPTDDLKVGENNFKIKFIAGDLSLNRSEEYLYTLFVPDRAATAFPCFDQPDIKARYSLQLEVPAAWSAVGNGPLERKLERSNRNVFIFKESAPISTYLFAFAAGLLRSESRVRNGRNMTMYFRETDDEKVAANVEAIFDLHASAITWLENYTGIPYPFEKFDFALFPTFQYGGMEHVGAVFYRESSLFLDESATDNQKLGRASLIAHETAHMWFGDLVTMQWFNDVWLKEVFANFMAAKIVNPSFPDINHQLRFLLAHQPAAYGEDRSGGSHPIQQKLENLKDAGTLYGRIIYQKAPVVMRQLEALTGEDVFQEGLQEYLRSFSFGNATWDDLIGIFDKKTAQDLKTWSQVWVKEAGMPIFQSSLNSANGTTNIDIQQGMQAKSGAYWPEYTELILFTPDSMIRLPVQMLGASTSLTLPSGISENTTYLLNGSDMSYGYFTLTPESQAFLLANLASIADPLVRGAGWMALYEECIRHQVPAKTLFTSLMGALPSEQEPLNRQNMLSYLGTIFWQFFSAEERQMVAPELESILWDQLLAAKDVSAKSAYFQGFQDIALSTGATEQLYAVWSGALPIVGLPFSESNRIDLACELALRLPDKASAILAQQLDDIKNPDRRKRLAFIRPALSADQGTRDAFFESLKLAENRHYEPWVASALAYLHHPLRASEAEKYILPSLELMEEIQTTGDIFFPRQWVTATLSGHQSATAAKIVQQFLAERPNYPYRLRNKILMGADMLLRNQAVAD
- a CDS encoding sodium:alanine symporter family protein is translated as MNIIAFQQFIDPILQPILIVMLLGTGLFLTFRLGFIQFRRLGHGIRVTMGYYDDPNDPGDVSHFQALTTALSATVGIGNIAGVAIAIHFGGPGAIFWMWVTALLGMATKYTEVTLAQQYREVATGDNLKAGTISGGPMYYIEKGLGKKWKPMAAFVAFGIMLTAFLSGNAIQANSIADLLNSEFELPLWLSGAFTATFVGLVILGGIQRIGRVTSIIAPFMALLYVVGGIVVLMVYADMVWPAFCSIFVEAFNPTAGIAGTGVGIFIQTMLWGVRRGLFSNEAGQGSAPIAHSAAKTNDPASEGVVALLEPFIDTIIICTITALVILSAGVWKETTPTTLRLNSGDVSYLDTTADHYLSIIPTEGQVISIQNGKPQKSDHSPIQFAWHEVPVSDFFIDEKRQSPFSGKLYPDRQLAIAQDGSSYETLYGLAMENAAPLTQLAYSKALGKSGSMLVLICVFLFGISTSISWSYYGDRCANYLFGAKAILPYKAVYIIMHFVGAVTSLNTIWGLGDTVLAFITIPNVLALLLLSGVAKRLTDEYFEKIK